The nucleotide sequence AGTTTAAAGCTGACGCGATCTCCGCTTGGTCGTGTCAGCAAGGTTGCCGAGAAATCTTCCGCGATGAATTATGCTCTCGCATTAATAGCCATGACTGGACTCAGTTAACTATCAAAACGTATTTTTATTCGATCATGCAGCGCATACTAATCGCATGGTTAGCCATGAGTTCACGACAGGCTGTTGCACTAACAGTCCCAAGCCCATTTAGGTACAGACTTTTGCCTTTGAAAGCTGCTAATGTCGACAGTACGTTGTCAGGGGCATTATTGATATTTTGCAGAGTAACATATCCCTCATGTGATGCAATTAACTCTGCCTGCTCTTGGTTGAGTTCCCTAATATTATCAAGCTTCAGATTTGGAATGGCTAAAAGCTCTCTAAGTGAATCCAGCGAAAGTAAACTTTTGGGGTAAGATACTTGACTCCAGCGGACAAGAGTTTCGCCTGGTTTGCCGTAAGTTCGGTCTGCACTCTCATCTTATTGAAACTCAGGTACCCTCCCCTGTCTCTTGAGTTTAGGTGAGATCATTCATCCAGTTTCCGCAAATACACCCCTGCTTCAAGATGGCCTGTTGATCTTAAACAATGGAGCCGCCGTCTCGCCTCTTCAATATCCTGTGGCACACCGATACCATCCCGATAAAATAGGGCAAGTGTAAGTTGCGAGTGACACAATCCGTTTTCAGCAGCACGTGATATCCAATGAAACGCTTGATTATAATCAGATCTTGGCAAGCTCCATGAATTCAAAAAAAAGATGCCAATGGCATGCATCGCAGGTGAGAATTCCTGATTAGCCGATGCAAGAAACCAATTGAATGCCGAAGAATAATCTTTTCGTTTTAAGAATATGCAGGCATACTCATATTGAGAATATCTACATCCAGATTCGGCTCCCAATCGGAATAACGATTTGCTTGCAGCGTTTGCTTCCGACGCTAATGGCGGAACATAAATCTCTGGATATGCGCGAACTTTATTCTTCCAAGGAGCTTGAGTCTGGCATGCTATCCCT is from Gimesia maris and encodes:
- a CDS encoding tetratricopeptide repeat protein is translated as MSESAIDRVNQLAEAYYFQRSEDEMSIYDWLDANYAMGHKSWRLLAKTEQPSYYWLLGIACQTQAPWKNKVRAYPEIYVPPLASEANAASKSLFRLGAESGCRYSQYEYACIFLKRKDYSSAFNWFLASANQEFSPAMHAIGIFFLNSWSLPRSDYNQAFHWISRAAENGLCHSQLTLALFYRDGIGVPQDIEEARRRLHCLRSTGHLEAGVYLRKLDE